A genomic stretch from Caulobacter sp. FWC2 includes:
- a CDS encoding TolC family protein codes for MSSTRWPLRAALACAAAGALCAAPAYADPAPPFAELLRRAQSAAPRLAESRADVAQSEGLARQAGARPNPTLSLNVENFGGSGPFKGGDAAESTAAFEQALELGGKRPARIAAGRAELEAARAKAAQAQGDFAFDLAAAYAQAEAADLRLKLAGDAIALAEEDLRVTRAMVEAGKEADLRSLQAQSVIEAARAQLGEARAERAGAFARLTALAGGDLPITSIAFSLLAHADRMEPLPVVDPIATPPYLAAQAEREAAARRVRVEQTRAAPDVSVSLGVRRLAGDDATALVAGVSAPFPIFDRNKGNISASQAALVAADARLNAARLDAQAEIASALAKADAAQIRVGASRQAETTATEAYRLTRLGYEGGKLPLVEVLNARRALIDARDQILNARLERLTAEAGLARLQGAAPFGDQP; via the coding sequence ATGTCATCGACTCGATGGCCGCTCCGTGCGGCCTTGGCCTGCGCCGCCGCGGGAGCGCTTTGCGCCGCGCCGGCTTATGCCGACCCGGCGCCCCCGTTCGCCGAACTCCTGCGGCGGGCCCAATCCGCCGCCCCCCGTCTGGCCGAAAGCCGCGCGGACGTCGCCCAATCCGAAGGCCTGGCCCGCCAGGCCGGAGCCCGTCCCAACCCGACGCTCAGCCTCAATGTCGAGAACTTCGGCGGATCGGGCCCGTTCAAGGGCGGCGACGCCGCCGAAAGCACCGCCGCGTTCGAACAGGCGCTGGAACTGGGCGGCAAGCGTCCGGCCCGCATCGCCGCCGGTCGCGCCGAACTTGAAGCGGCCCGCGCCAAGGCCGCCCAGGCCCAGGGTGATTTCGCGTTCGACCTGGCCGCCGCCTACGCCCAGGCCGAGGCCGCCGATCTTCGGCTGAAGCTGGCCGGCGACGCGATCGCCCTGGCCGAGGAGGACCTTCGCGTCACCCGGGCCATGGTCGAGGCCGGCAAGGAGGCCGACCTGCGCAGCCTCCAGGCCCAGTCGGTGATTGAAGCGGCCCGCGCCCAACTGGGCGAAGCCCGAGCCGAGCGCGCCGGCGCCTTCGCCAGGCTGACGGCTCTGGCCGGCGGCGACCTGCCGATCACCTCGATCGCTTTCAGTCTCCTAGCCCACGCCGATCGGATGGAGCCCTTGCCGGTCGTCGATCCGATCGCCACGCCGCCCTATCTGGCGGCGCAGGCCGAGCGGGAGGCGGCCGCGCGCCGGGTTCGGGTCGAACAGACCCGCGCCGCGCCGGACGTGTCGGTGTCGCTGGGCGTTCGCCGCCTGGCGGGCGATGACGCCACCGCCCTGGTCGCCGGCGTCTCCGCGCCGTTTCCGATCTTCGATCGTAACAAGGGCAATATCTCCGCCTCGCAAGCGGCCCTTGTCGCCGCCGACGCCCGGCTCAACGCCGCGCGTCTCGACGCCCAGGCCGAGATCGCTTCGGCCTTGGCCAAGGCGGACGCGGCCCAGATCCGGGTGGGGGCCAGTCGGCAGGCCGAAACGACGGCCACCGAGGCCTACCGCCTGACCCGCTTGGGCTACGAAGGCGGCAAGTTGCCGCTGGTCGAAGTCCTCAACGCCCGTCGCGCACTGATCGACGCCCGCGACCAGATCCTCAACGCCCGGCTCGAGCGGCTCACCGCCGAAGCCGGCCTCGCGCGCCTGCAGGGCGCCGCGCCGTTTGGAGACCAACCATGA
- a CDS encoding cytochrome c/FTR1 family iron permease, giving the protein MITDLKGRLASMFAGLLAVLVFAVAPMAHAQEATSSQTAWRLLDYLSVDYAGAVKDGKVISPSEYAEMNEFAGQVRERIAGLPATKAQPALLAQAESLQATIAAKQEPAVVSTKAHALANDLLATYPTPLAPTRAPDLARGAALYAENCSACHGETGKADGPNAAGLDPPPIAFADADRARQRSVFGLYQVIQQGLDGTAMASYAHLPSDDRWDLAFYVGRFAFSDAEAAEGEKLWNGDAAVRAHFANLQALTQETPAALAKTIGETRARALTAYLRRHPEVATRKDGGSLEVAHQKLAASLKAYEAGDRKAAADLALAAYLDGFEPVEPILGARDPALMRRIEGAMGDVRGAIGKAAPASEVRSQIERLDALFATAGRALAPEKASSLSSFAGAFTILLREGLEALLIVVAMIAFLRKAERTDVLPYVHGGWIAALAAGGLTWAAATFFISISGASRELTEGFGSVIAAAVLISVGLWMHGKAQADAWQVYIREKLSHALSKQSAWFLFLLAFIVVYREVFETILFLTALWTQSGATAVLSGVALAIVVLAIIAWAMLRFSKRLPIGQFFEYSASLMAILAVVLAGKGVAALQEAGLLDLHPLALPRIELLGFFPTIEGGAAQALTLAILVIGFWWSRRGASAAGQAGDRA; this is encoded by the coding sequence ATGATTACTGATCTCAAGGGCCGCTTGGCCTCGATGTTTGCCGGTCTGTTGGCGGTCCTGGTTTTCGCGGTGGCGCCGATGGCCCACGCCCAGGAGGCGACCTCGTCCCAGACCGCCTGGCGACTGCTGGACTACCTGTCGGTCGACTACGCCGGCGCGGTGAAGGACGGCAAGGTCATCAGTCCTTCCGAATATGCCGAGATGAACGAGTTCGCCGGCCAGGTGCGCGAGCGCATCGCCGGCCTTCCGGCCACCAAGGCCCAGCCCGCCCTGCTGGCCCAAGCCGAAAGCCTGCAGGCGACGATCGCCGCCAAGCAGGAGCCGGCTGTGGTCTCGACCAAGGCCCACGCCCTGGCCAACGACCTGCTGGCCACCTATCCCACGCCCCTGGCTCCGACTCGGGCGCCGGACCTGGCGCGCGGCGCGGCCCTCTATGCCGAGAACTGCTCGGCCTGCCACGGTGAGACCGGCAAGGCCGACGGTCCCAATGCGGCGGGTCTGGATCCGCCGCCGATCGCCTTCGCCGACGCCGATCGCGCTCGCCAGCGCAGCGTCTTTGGCCTCTACCAGGTGATCCAGCAGGGGCTCGACGGCACGGCCATGGCCAGCTACGCCCACCTGCCGTCCGACGATCGCTGGGACCTGGCCTTCTATGTCGGGCGCTTTGCGTTCAGCGACGCCGAGGCCGCCGAGGGCGAGAAACTTTGGAACGGTGACGCCGCCGTGCGCGCCCACTTCGCCAACCTCCAGGCGCTGACCCAGGAGACGCCCGCCGCCCTGGCCAAGACCATTGGCGAGACCAGGGCGCGCGCCCTGACCGCCTATCTGCGCCGCCACCCGGAGGTCGCCACCCGCAAGGACGGCGGCTCGCTCGAAGTGGCCCACCAGAAGCTGGCCGCCAGCCTCAAGGCCTATGAGGCCGGCGACCGCAAGGCCGCCGCCGACCTGGCCCTAGCCGCCTATCTCGACGGCTTCGAGCCTGTCGAACCGATCCTGGGCGCGCGCGACCCGGCCCTGATGCGGCGCATCGAGGGCGCGATGGGCGATGTGCGTGGTGCGATCGGCAAGGCCGCGCCGGCCAGCGAGGTCCGCAGCCAGATCGAGCGCCTGGACGCCCTGTTCGCCACCGCCGGTCGGGCCCTGGCGCCGGAGAAGGCCAGCAGCCTGTCGAGCTTCGCCGGCGCCTTCACCATCCTGCTGCGCGAGGGTCTGGAGGCCCTGCTGATCGTGGTCGCCATGATCGCCTTCCTGCGCAAGGCCGAGCGAACCGATGTCCTGCCTTACGTCCACGGCGGCTGGATCGCGGCCTTGGCGGCCGGCGGCCTGACCTGGGCGGCGGCGACCTTCTTCATCTCGATCAGCGGCGCCAGCCGCGAACTGACCGAAGGGTTCGGCTCGGTGATCGCCGCGGCGGTGCTGATCTCGGTGGGCCTATGGATGCACGGCAAGGCCCAGGCCGACGCCTGGCAGGTCTATATCCGCGAGAAGCTCTCCCATGCGCTCTCCAAGCAGTCGGCCTGGTTCCTGTTTCTGCTGGCCTTCATCGTCGTCTATCGCGAGGTCTTCGAGACCATCCTGTTCCTGACCGCGCTCTGGACCCAGAGCGGCGCGACGGCCGTGCTGTCGGGGGTGGCCTTGGCCATCGTCGTACTGGCCATCATCGCCTGGGCCATGCTGCGGTTCTCCAAGCGCCTGCCGATCGGCCAGTTCTTCGAATACAGCGCCAGCTTGATGGCGATCCTGGCGGTCGTCCTGGCCGGCAAGGGCGTCGCGGCGTTGCAGGAGGCGGGCCTTCTGGACCTGCACCCGCTGGCCCTGCCACGCATCGAGCTGCTGGGCTTTTTCCCCACGATAGAGGGGGGCGCGGCCCAGGCGCTGACGCTGGCGATCCTGGTCATCGGGTTCTGGTGGTCACGGCGTGGGGCGAGCGCGGCCGGGCAGGCAGGCGACCGAGCGTGA
- a CDS encoding cation transporter has product MSDSCSSKPVASGCGCGAEVKFDGATPAYRRALAWVIAINLVGFVVVLIGGLIQGSASLSANALDFLADSATYAISLWAIGRSVAVRTGAALFKGVSLGVVALSVVGFAAWRAWSGAAPSGEAISALGLFGALANLVAAGLLVRYRDGDANVRSVWLCTRNDLIQCLAVAATGVLVWLTGSRWPDLIVGVLLAGVFLMSAYQIIRQALDEHRADLATS; this is encoded by the coding sequence ATGAGCGACTCTTGTTCCAGCAAGCCGGTCGCCTCGGGCTGTGGTTGCGGCGCCGAGGTGAAGTTCGACGGCGCTACCCCAGCCTATCGCCGCGCCCTGGCGTGGGTGATCGCGATCAATCTGGTCGGCTTTGTCGTCGTGCTGATTGGTGGCCTGATCCAGGGCTCGGCCTCCTTGTCGGCCAACGCCCTGGACTTCCTGGCCGACAGCGCCACCTACGCGATCAGCCTGTGGGCCATCGGACGCTCCGTGGCCGTTCGCACTGGCGCGGCGTTGTTCAAGGGCGTCAGCCTCGGTGTGGTCGCCCTATCCGTTGTCGGGTTCGCCGCGTGGCGCGCTTGGAGCGGCGCGGCGCCGTCCGGTGAGGCGATCTCGGCCCTAGGGCTGTTTGGCGCCCTGGCCAATCTGGTCGCCGCAGGGCTCCTGGTTCGCTACCGCGACGGCGACGCCAACGTCCGTTCGGTGTGGCTCTGCACGCGCAACGATCTGATCCAGTGCCTGGCCGTCGCCGCAACCGGCGTTCTGGTCTGGCTGACCGGCTCGCGCTGGCCCGACCTGATCGTGGGCGTGCTCCTGGCTGGGGTCTTCCTTATGTCCGCCTACCAGATCATCCGCCAAGCCCTCGACGAACACCGCGCCGACCTCGCGACCTCCTGA
- a CDS encoding helix-turn-helix domain-containing protein produces MTLSIGQLAKASDVKVPTIRFYEEIGLLPEPIRTANDRRVYDGAAVRRLAFIRHARQLGFSVEAIRNLLDLSDHPERPCGEANLLATRQLGDVEAKIAQLETLRGELRRMVEATCDGRAADCRVIEALAGQAAA; encoded by the coding sequence ATGACCCTATCGATCGGCCAGTTGGCCAAGGCCTCGGACGTCAAGGTCCCGACCATCCGTTTTTATGAGGAGATCGGCCTGCTGCCCGAGCCGATCAGGACCGCCAATGACCGGCGTGTCTATGATGGGGCCGCCGTCCGGCGCCTGGCCTTCATCCGCCATGCCCGGCAGCTGGGTTTCTCGGTTGAAGCGATCCGCAATCTGCTGGATCTTTCCGACCACCCCGAACGCCCTTGCGGCGAGGCCAACCTGCTGGCTACCCGCCAGCTTGGCGACGTCGAGGCCAAGATCGCCCAACTGGAGACCTTGCGCGGCGAACTGCGGCGAATGGTCGAGGCGACCTGCGACGGCCGAGCCGCCGACTGCCGGGTCATCGAGGCGTTGGCCGGACAGGCGGCCGCCTGA